A region of the Nocardia nova SH22a genome:
GTGATGTAGAAGCGGTAGATCAGTTCGCCGATGCGGGTGCGGTCGGCGTCGGGCAGGGTCCGGATATGCCCGAACGACCGGCCGTCGACGAGGTCGGTGACCAGAACATTGGGCCCGCAATAGTTTTCGATGCTGTCCGGGACGGTGATGAAGGGGTGTCCGCGGTAGCGGGACGCGACGTGGTGCTGTGTGTGCGCCTCGCGGGGGTAGTCGAGTTCGCTGCCGATGTTGCGGGCGATCTCGGCGAGGACCTCTTCGTCGGCGGCGCTGGGCAGCAACGCCTTCCAGAGCCGGCTGATCATCAAGAGGTTGCGCATGTCGGCTTCCACGGCCCGATCGACGCCGGGGTATTTGACCTTGACCGCGACCGGTCGTCCGTCGCGTAGCCGGGCGCGGTAGACCTGTCCGATGGAGGCGGCGGCGATGGGAGTTTCGTCGAAGTCGGCGAAGATTCGTGCCATCGGGCCGAGATCGTCCTCGATCACCGTGCGCATGGCGGAGAACGCGAATGCCGGAGCCTGGTCGCGTAGTTGCGCGAGTCTGGTGCGGAACATCTCGCGCTGTTCCTCCGGCAGCAGGTCGAGGTCGAGCACCGACAGCATCTGCCCGAGCTTCATCGCCGCGCCCTTCATGCCGCCGAGCACGGTGACCAGCTGCTGGGCGGCCTGCATCGCCGAGCGTTCGCTCAAGCGCCGGCGCGCCTCCTCGGTGCGGCCCACCATCGACAGCCGGGTGCCGACACCGCGCAGCGCCTGTCCCGCGGCGAGGCGGCCCATCTTGCTGCCGCGTGAAATGCGGCCGCGGGGAACCCGATCGCTCATTGCTGTACCTCCGCCCACGCCGCGATCATCTCTGCCGTCATGGCGATCAAATCCTCGCGTTCCTGTCGGCCGACCTCCGGCCCCGATGCCCGCAGCACGGCCGCGAAACCGGTATTGACCAGCACATAGCTGATCACCTCGTATCGTTGATCATCGCCCGGACCCAGTAACTGGATGACCAGCACCTTCACCAGCAGACGCAGCCGCGGCTCGAATTCCGGTATCCCGCTGCTGTAGAACTGCACGCCCGCGGCGAGCGCCCGGACCAGCGGGGCGTTGGCCACCAGTTCGTCGGTGATCACGTCCAATATCGACGTGGTCACCTGGAAGAAGGATTGATCGCCGACGCCGAAGACGCGCTGAGTGAAGCGCTGCTCGATATTGCCGATCAGTCGTTCCAGCAGTTCGTCGACGATCACCTCGCGGTCGGCGAAATAGCGGTAGACGGTGCCGACGCTGACCCCGGCCTCGGCGGCGATCCGGTTGGTCGAGGTCTCCGCGATGCCGCGCTGCCCGAACAGACGCGCCGCGGCGTCGAGAATGCGTTCCCTCGTCGCACGCGCCCGCTCCTGCGACGGGCGGCGACGATCCACCGCTGCCTTCGCCATCGGCGTCACTCCTCTGCTCCGCGCTCACCCACACGGCCCGCCCGTCCCGCGGCACCGGGCCGCGCGAGATGAGGTTAGCGATCGGCGTACGCAAATACTTCGCTATCCGGGCAGGCACACGTGAAGATCACAAACCTACGCCGCGGTAGCCGGACGGCGCACAGTTACAGAACCGCTCGGAATGGCTGTTGACGTCGGGGAATTGGCGACTCTAGTATTTCTACACAAGTGTAGGAATAACTTCTACGCTTGAGTAGATTACGAGGAGCTGCAATGGCGACCCTGCGTGAATGGCTGTTCCCGCCGAAGGTGGAACCGCCGGAGGACTACGGCTTCTTCGGCCCCGGCTCGGTGGCATGGAAGGTGTGGAGCTATCCGACGAGTTTGACCGTCGGATTCCAGCGGGCGGTGGTGATCGAGGAACTCGATCCGGCGCTCATCGCGGCGGTGGACAAGA
Encoded here:
- a CDS encoding ABC1 kinase family protein, which translates into the protein MSDRVPRGRISRGSKMGRLAAGQALRGVGTRLSMVGRTEEARRRLSERSAMQAAQQLVTVLGGMKGAAMKLGQMLSVLDLDLLPEEQREMFRTRLAQLRDQAPAFAFSAMRTVIEDDLGPMARIFADFDETPIAAASIGQVYRARLRDGRPVAVKVKYPGVDRAVEADMRNLLMISRLWKALLPSAADEEVLAEIARNIGSELDYPREAHTQHHVASRYRGHPFITVPDSIENYCGPNVLVTDLVDGRSFGHIRTLPDADRTRIGELIYRFYITSLFTDHEFCGDPHPGNILLTADGRLAFVDFGLYAEMSPADVELERDIICAAGEYRADDIYHSWVAQGIVDPDAGVTPEECLGYIWAATGWHLIDEDITVTPELATSAVVLAIDPRAAEFSGMRHQRLPPEHVFSRRADLFTYAVLGQLHTTNNWHRLAREWLYHEPPATEIGVEIERWRRTMRTH
- a CDS encoding TetR/AcrR family transcriptional regulator, which encodes MAKAAVDRRRPSQERARATRERILDAAARLFGQRGIAETSTNRIAAEAGVSVGTVYRYFADREVIVDELLERLIGNIEQRFTQRVFGVGDQSFFQVTTSILDVITDELVANAPLVRALAAGVQFYSSGIPEFEPRLRLLVKVLVIQLLGPGDDQRYEVISYVLVNTGFAAVLRASGPEVGRQEREDLIAMTAEMIAAWAEVQQ